The sequence GAAAAGATATTCAAAAAAAGCTCCAAACATTACCTCCAGCATGCAAAATTCTGGAGATGCCCTTTTCGATTATTTCTCAAAACGAATCGTAGGTAAACCTGTTCCGATTCGTTCTCAACCCCAATCTCGGCTAACCAAACAAACAACCTTGGCGCAAACACCAAATACTGAGCACACAGCTAGAAACACCACAGTTACCCAGGAAATCATCAAATCATGGCCCAAAGCGGAGTTGCACTGTCATCTCGACGGCTCCTTGCGACTCAGCACCATGCTCGAAGAGGCCAAAAAGCAAGGCAAGCTCAGCATTCTGCCGGCGGACAGTGTTGAAGGGTTGCAGCGCATCTTAAAAGAAATAGACGCATCAGACACGCTTGAGGCCTACCTCTCCTGGTTTAAGTACTCAATTCCCATCATGCAGTCTCGCGAATCTCTGCGGCGTATTGCCTACGAACTGGCAGAAGACAACGCGGCCGAGAATGTACGCTACCTTGAGGTTCGTTTTGCCCCTATCCTGCATAGGGAAGAAGGGCTAACGCTTGAAGCCGTGATGGATGCCGTGCTCGATGGGCTAAAACAGGCCGAGAAAGACTTTGGCATGACCACATCGGTTATTATCTGCGGGCTCCGCGACCGGTTTGAAAGTGCGTCTTTTCGACAGGCAGAATTGGCTGTGGAGTACAAAAACAAAGGCGTTGCAGCGTTTGACCTCGCCGGCGGTGAAGCCGGCAACCCGTCCACCGATCACCTTAGTGCGTTTTACTACGCCCGCAACAACCTTCTCAACCTCACCATTCACGCCGGCGAATCGTGGGGCCCCGACTCCATCCGGCAGGCCCTCTTCTTTTGCGGCGCCCACCGGATTGGCCACGGCACGTCGCTGCACCAGGACCCCGAACTGGTCAAATACATGGTCGACCGGCAGATTCCACTGGAAATTTGCCCAACCAGCAACGTGCAAACCAAAGTTGTAGAGAGTTACGCGGCACATCCGCTTAAAATGTATGTTGATGCGGGTATTCCAGTGACCATCAACACAGACAACCGGCTTTTCAGCCGCACGACCGTCACAGAAGAGCTGTGGCATGTTTACGATAAATGCGGCATTTCACAGGCGCAGCTGCGGGAAATTGTCCTGAACGGATTTCGCTACAGCTTCTTGCCCTGGGCAGCGCGTCAGGAGATGCTGGCAGCTGCCATCGATGCATTTCCGCTACCAGCTACACCGAACACGCCTGTCTGGTAGTACTTGGTTAATTCTCAATTGATTAGGGTGCCCCGGCCGGTGTAACGAAAACTTGTCTGGAGTGAAGCGGTATCTTTCCTCCATTTTGCTACGTTTTTAATCCAGTCCTGTATTGATGAACAAGGTTGTACGGTCTACAGATAGTTTGTTGGGAGAGGTAACGCTGCCGGCAGACAAATCCATCGCCATTCGCTCTGCGCTCATGGCGGCACTCAGCAACGGCACGTCACAAATAGTCAACTTCCCAAACTCCGCGGATCCGCAATCAGCCTTGTCTTGCCTCCGGCAACTCGGCGTTTCGATTGAAGAAGATGAAGACGGCATCCTGGTTGTGGAAGGGGTTGGGTTAAACGGACTCAAACCCGCCGATGGCCCCATCGATTGCGGCAATTCGGGCACAACGATGCGCCTGATCAGCGGTATTCTGGCTGGACAAGATTTTGACAGTGTTTTGACGGGGGATGCCTCGCTCAACAGCCGGCCGATGAAACGCATAGCAGATCCCCTCCGCGATATGGGTGCTTCGCTCACATTAACAGAGGGCCTCCCCCCTATTCACATCAAAGGCGGCGTACCCCTCAAAGGTATTTCTTACAAATTGCCGATGGCATCCGCCCAGGTAAAATCGTGCGTACTGCTTGCGGGGCTTTATGCAGATGGAGAAACCACGGTGATCGAGTCGAAGCCTTCGCGGGACCACACGGAGCGTATGCTCGGCCTTGATTCTGTAGAAATGAACGGACTGCGCCATATTTCTGTGGAAAAAGGCCACGTCATTCCCGCCGGCACCTGGGCTGTGCCCCGCGATTTCTCGGCTGCGGCGTTCTTTCTTGTAGCCGGCGCCATTATTCCACATACCGAAATCAAAATCCCGGGCGTGGGCATCAACACTTCGCGTAGCGCACTGCTCGACGTGCTCCGGGCCATGGGGGCAAACATCGTAATGGAAAACGAACGCATCCATGCTGGTGAACCGATAGCTGACCTCACGGTCCGCTCTTCGCGGTTGCACGGTGTCAAAATCAGCGGCGACGTTATCCCTATTCTGATTGATGAAATTCCTGTCCTTGCCATTGCAGCGGCTTTTGCACAGGGCCGCACTGAAATTCGGGAAGCAGAAGAGCTTCGGGTAAAAGAAACCGACCGGATCGACGCCATGGTCAAAAACATGCAACTCATCGGCGCTGATATTGAAGAGTTTGAAGATGGCATGGCCATCACAGGCGGCAAGCAACTAACAGGCGCGACGGTTGAAAGCTACGACGACCACAGGATTGCGATGGCGATGGGCGTTGCCGGCCTGGGTGCCAAAGGAGAGATGTGCATCAAAGACGCTGAATGCGCGAGTATTTCGTTTCCAGATTTCTGGGAGCAGTTGAACGGACTCGTTGTGTGAGTTAGGAGCTAGGAGCTAGGAGTGTTAACGCTTGGTTTCTCGACGTGTTTTGACTTGATATCATGTGCTGGCTGCTCGCCCAGATCCTTCGCGTGGCTCAGGATGACGATGGGGGAAGCAGGCTGCCATCCTCTACTCGGCACTCAACACTCGGCATTCGGCACTCAACATTCGGCACTCAATCCCCAGCACGCTAATTAACGCGACTCGTCTCCCGGAATCCAGCGATGCACCTTCATGTTGATGCGGCCATTGTCGTTGAACGTTACCCCTTCTGATCGCAGGCGTTCTTCCATCAGGTACGGCGTTTCAAAAAGTTGGCTGGCGGTGAGTTCGCCTGCTTTGTTTACCACCCGATGACACGGCAAACCTTTGCCGCCGGCGGCCTTCATGGCCCATCCCACGGTCCTGGCTGCACCTTTTTTACCCAGGAAGGTTGCAATATCACCATACGTCGTCACTTTACCCATTGGGATTTCAGCTACGACATCCCATACTTGCTCAAAGAAATTTCCTTCCTGTGATGCTGCCATAAGAATCACCCTGTTACCGAATGGGTTGTATGTTTTGCTGGCGGATACGCCCCGCGCTGCTGCCGGCGTCGCCACCAAACGTGTAGTTCTGTAGCGCCAGCTTTACCAATTCACTGCCTGGTACCGGGAAATGTACAGGGGTGCCACTGGTGAGGTCACCCCAACCACGGTCGTCGAAATACTCTAAGCCGCTGGATGTGCTCAGCGTCTCCCAGCGTTTCTCGTGTTTCAGTTTGGCCCACAAGCTTGCGGTTTCAAGATGACTCTGCGCATCTTCCGGGCTCCCTACGGTTTCTGATGCCTGTGCTGGCGGCAATTCGCCGTTGACAACCCGCGTGTTGTTGATCAGGTCTACTGCTTGTTGCAAGTCACCACTGGTGTGCAACAGGCCTTCAGCCATCAATAAATCCATTTCAGCCGGCAGCATGTAAACCATCGGGCCCGTGGCATTTGCGTTTACATAATCCAGCCAGCGCCTGTGGTTGTGGGAGGAATAATGGTACGTGCCATGGATAGCGGGAAATGGACCATTGGTGCCCTGGAATTGCGTATACGTACCGTTAACAAAAGGATCTCTTCCGTCTCCGCCCACAATACGTCGATCGCTTGTAAGTACTTCAAAAACCAGGCGCTCCTGCAACGGCGTGTTTTCCCAGGCTTCAAATCCACCCGACTCATCAGCCGGCCCCAACATTTTGTAATCAATGCGCGACCAGGTAGTACCGTTGGAAAAGAACCATTTCACGCAATCCCATTCTTCCGTCTCACCATCACTGACCGGTGCAAAAGTATCGGTAATGCCCTCACTGATGTGTGACATGATAGCCGGCCAGTTGGCGGCCGCCCGTTCAGCAGGCGTGCGGGCAACCTGCGCCATCCATTGCGCGATAAACGAATGACCAAGCGCAGCAAGATCATTGTTGTCCATATCAAGCCCAAATACCCAGTCATCAGTTGCGCTTATGACAAACGCCCCGTCATTGGCCGTAAGCAGGGCTTCTTCCATTTGTGCTATGGCGGCCGTCATTACCTCTGTGTAAGGCAGCAAAGGCAGGTCGATATCTCCCCGGGCTACGGCTTCCAGGTCGATGGTCTCATCCACAACAAACGCCTGGTCGAAAATGAGCGCAAGGTAGGCGTGCGCCCAGGCGCGGTTAAACTGCGCAAAGGCGCGCAGGCGGTGGGCATTCTGGTTGGCGGTTACCTCACCGGCTGTTTCAAGGACTGCGAGTTGCCGCAACACGTCGTTGGCATTCGCAATCACAGCGTACGACCCAAACCAAGGCCGCTCGATAGAGGTCCGCCAATTGTACGCCGGATCGTTATCCCATGCAACGCGCGGCTCAGACGACATATCGCGCATCCCCCAGTTTGACCAGGAAGATGAATTTGCGTCGGCCATGGTTTGTAGCATCATGGCTTCGCCACAGCCCTGCCGTTCCCAGTTTGTGGCAAACAAGGAGGCGCCAAGGGTTTCGATATCATCAAAAGTCAGGGCAATGCGTTCTCCCGGTAGCTGGTTTTCATTTTCTACCGTAAGCTCCTGGCACCCGGCCAGCAATAACAAACCGCAAAGCGCAAATCGTTTAAAATCGATCATAACTAAAACTGAATTTCCAGTTTGGCGGTAAAGGTTCTGTAAGTAGGGTATCCCAGTTGATCATAACGATACAGGGTGGCGTCGGCGCCTACATTGCCGGCGTTACCTACAACCGTACCCACTTCTGGGTCAAATCCTGAATACGTTGATGTCGTCAACAAATTGCGCGCGGTTACCCCAACCGTAAGCCGTTTCAAAAACGTACCCAATACAGTGCTGAGTTGGCGGTAATTAAAGGAGTAGCTCACTGCAATTTCGCGTAGTTTGACAAAGGAGCCATCTTCCACAAAATGCGAGGTGGTTTGACCAAGCTGCGCGTAGTAAGCAGCCGGCTTTTTCAATCGATCAGCCTTGCCGGCCTGATCGAGGTCTGCTCCGCGTTCCGACTGATAGAGGAGGTACCGGGTGTAGTTGAACACATCGCCACCAATCTGCGCATTCCACAGCATCCGCGCTTTCCAGCCACCGTAACGGAAGTTTACCGGTAGCCCAATATTCAGGTCTGGCGTAGTTTTGCCAACAGGCACCCGCGCTTGCCCCGTCTCATCTCCTTCGATAACCGGGATGCCCCATGCATAGCTGGTCCCATCCGCAACTACCGTCGTGCCCCACAAGCTTTTTTCGATGCCCTCCTCGTACGTGTTGCCTGCACCAACGGCCACAACATACCCGTCGTCATTTACATCGAACAGGGTGCTGCTTAAGCCGGCAGGCAGTTCATCCAACGATGTCAGGGCGCGGGTGCCATACAGCGTCCCCAGCGGAGTCCCTTCTTCAAAATAGAATGCCGACAATGGGCCGCCGCTAAAGCCGGGGAAAGATAGTTGTGTCAGTTCCTGGTCCACTTTATCCACCGTGATGCCCAGATCAAGGGATACCTTGCTGCTATGCAGGACAGTGGCCCGCAGATTTGCTTCCCATACATTGCTTTCCAGGGTGCCGGCATTCTGCCATTGTCCTTCTACGTTGAAGAAACCCGGCAGCGGGACAAAAAACAGCAAGTCTTCTGTTTTGCGGTCTTCGTAAATCACCTGCAATGAAACGCGATCAGAGATCGACACATCGAGTCCAAGCTCCAGCCCGGTTGTACGTTCAGGACGCAGGGCTCTATTGCCGAGCCGGCTGCCCAGGATAACAGCACCTTGCTCACGAAACAGTGGATACTGTGCATCAAAGCGGGGTCTGCCACCTGCAGTGCCATAGCCGGCAAACAACTTAAATATGTTAAATTGAAACGCACCGCCGACCCTGTAATATTGTTGCCACCGCTCTTCTGCACCAAAAAGGGAGTTGCCTTCTTGCACAAACATGCCTTCAAGCAATACGCTGTTTTTGTAAGACACCCCGGCAGCGGCTATCCAGACATCTGCCAGAATTTTTCCACGCGTT is a genomic window of Bacteroidota bacterium containing:
- the aroA gene encoding 3-phosphoshikimate 1-carboxyvinyltransferase, with translation MNKVVRSTDSLLGEVTLPADKSIAIRSALMAALSNGTSQIVNFPNSADPQSALSCLRQLGVSIEEDEDGILVVEGVGLNGLKPADGPIDCGNSGTTMRLISGILAGQDFDSVLTGDASLNSRPMKRIADPLRDMGASLTLTEGLPPIHIKGGVPLKGISYKLPMASAQVKSCVLLAGLYADGETTVIESKPSRDHTERMLGLDSVEMNGLRHISVEKGHVIPAGTWAVPRDFSAAAFFLVAGAIIPHTEIKIPGVGINTSRSALLDVLRAMGANIVMENERIHAGEPIADLTVRSSRLHGVKISGDVIPILIDEIPVLAIAAAFAQGRTEIREAEELRVKETDRIDAMVKNMQLIGADIEEFEDGMAITGGKQLTGATVESYDDHRIAMAMGVAGLGAKGEMCIKDAECASISFPDFWEQLNGLVV
- a CDS encoding methylated-DNA--[protein]-cysteine S-methyltransferase, with translation MAASQEGNFFEQVWDVVAEIPMGKVTTYGDIATFLGKKGAARTVGWAMKAAGGKGLPCHRVVNKAGELTASQLFETPYLMEERLRSEGVTFNDNGRINMKVHRWIPGDESR
- the add gene encoding adenosine deaminase, whose translation is MAQTPNTEHTARNTTVTQEIIKSWPKAELHCHLDGSLRLSTMLEEAKKQGKLSILPADSVEGLQRILKEIDASDTLEAYLSWFKYSIPIMQSRESLRRIAYELAEDNAAENVRYLEVRFAPILHREEGLTLEAVMDAVLDGLKQAEKDFGMTTSVIICGLRDRFESASFRQAELAVEYKNKGVAAFDLAGGEAGNPSTDHLSAFYYARNNLLNLTIHAGESWGPDSIRQALFFCGAHRIGHGTSLHQDPELVKYMVDRQIPLEICPTSNVQTKVVESYAAHPLKMYVDAGIPVTINTDNRLFSRTTVTEELWHVYDKCGISQAQLREIVLNGFRYSFLPWAARQEMLAAAIDAFPLPATPNTPVW
- a CDS encoding RagB/SusD family nutrient uptake outer membrane protein, yielding MIDFKRFALCGLLLLAGCQELTVENENQLPGERIALTFDDIETLGASLFATNWERQGCGEAMMLQTMADANSSSWSNWGMRDMSSEPRVAWDNDPAYNWRTSIERPWFGSYAVIANANDVLRQLAVLETAGEVTANQNAHRLRAFAQFNRAWAHAYLALIFDQAFVVDETIDLEAVARGDIDLPLLPYTEVMTAAIAQMEEALLTANDGAFVISATDDWVFGLDMDNNDLAALGHSFIAQWMAQVARTPAERAAANWPAIMSHISEGITDTFAPVSDGETEEWDCVKWFFSNGTTWSRIDYKMLGPADESGGFEAWENTPLQERLVFEVLTSDRRIVGGDGRDPFVNGTYTQFQGTNGPFPAIHGTYHYSSHNHRRWLDYVNANATGPMVYMLPAEMDLLMAEGLLHTSGDLQQAVDLINNTRVVNGELPPAQASETVGSPEDAQSHLETASLWAKLKHEKRWETLSTSSGLEYFDDRGWGDLTSGTPVHFPVPGSELVKLALQNYTFGGDAGSSAGRIRQQNIQPIR